The Maniola hyperantus chromosome 27, iAphHyp1.2, whole genome shotgun sequence genome has a window encoding:
- the LOC117994794 gene encoding probable chitinase 2, with protein MVGKCVFFLIFSVMASVMDGQTLGGPMHDKVVVCYVATWAVYRPGAGKYDLADIEPSLCTHLVYSFAGLDESTSSIKSLDPWQDLEKDYGKAGYKRLVSLKERYPHLKVTIAIGGWNEGSDKYSRMASKPETRAKFVESVMLFLNTYKFDGLDLDWEYPTKRGGTPEDRNNYVAMVKELKDAFEPYGYILTAALGAGKETMDTAYDLARLSRYLDFIHMMCYDYHGTWDNMVGANAPLRGTSEDDFLSIEYTIKYLLSHGVSPYKMILGLPMYGRNFLLANPSVKSIKLGHTPAKNIGFAGPYTRESGFIGYNEICEEMTNKTSTWTRHWDENSASAYIRNGEKVIVYDNPRSIAVKVKTAIDYGLGGLMVWSIDTDDFRGACEAEPDTYLDFMERYNKLVDDPVLQEALKNLNLPDANRIENLSRRTAYAVSNNKLHLRLAEPEFSNYPLMRTINEATTLALEEKRILDEMAAVVKQNEIGDKPDDKGSAQIVAVNFCLLLCAVLTFKLF; from the exons ATGGTGGGAAAGTGCgtgtttttcttaatttttagcgTAATGGCGTCGGTTATGGATGGACAGACCTTGGGAG GTCCCATGCACGACAAAGTGGTCGTGTGCTACGTGGCAACGTGGGCAGTGTACAGACCAGGTGCAGGCAAATACGACCTGGCAGATATCGAACCTTCGTTATGCACCCATCTCGTCTACTCCTTCGCCGGTCTCGACGAGAGTACGTCAAGCATCAAGAGTCTAG ATCCCTGGCAAGACCTTGAGAAGGACTATGGTAAAGCCGGATACAAGCGTTTAGTGTCTCTTAAGGAAAGGTATCCTCACCTGAAGGTGACGATCGCCATCGGAGGCTGGAACGAGGGTTCTGACAAGTACTCCAGGATGGCCTCCAAACCGGAGACCAGAGCCAAGTTTGTGGAGAGCGTGATGCTGTTCTTGAA caCATACAAGTTCGATGGTCTTGATCTGGATTGGGAGTACCCTACGAAAAGGGGAGGAACACCAGAAGATAGGAACAACTACGTCGCTATGGTGAAG GAGCTAAAAGATGCCTTCGAGCCATACGGCTACATCCTCACAGCGGCTCTAGGAGCTGGCAAGGAGACCATGGACACCGCGTATGACTTAGCCAGACTCAGCCGATACCTTGACTTCATCCACATGATGTGCTACGACTATCACGGCACTTGGGACAACATGGTCGGAGCCAACGCGCCCTTGAGGGGGACTAGCGAAGATGACTTCCTTAGTATT GAGTACACAATAAAGTATTTATTATCCCACGGAGTCAGCCCATACAAGATGATCCTTGGTCTACCGATGTACGGCCGTAACTTCCTCCTGGCAAATCCATCAGTGAAGAGCATCAAGTTGGGTCACACGCCAGCTAAGAACATCGGTTTCGCCGGACCTTATACTAGAGAGTCTGGCTTCATTGGGTATAATGAG ATCTGCGAAGAGATGACCAACAAAACATCAACATGGACCCGACATTGGGACGAGAACTCTGCATCCGCGTACATCAGGAACGGAGAGAAAGTCATCGTGTACGACAACCCACGGTCCATTGCTGTCAAAGTCAA GACGGCCATAGACTACGGCTTAGGAGGCCTGATGGTGTGGAGTATAGACACGGACGACTTCAGGGGCGCGTGCGAAGCGGAGCCTGACACCTACTTGGACTTCATGGAGCGATACAACAAGCTGGTGGACGACCCTGTGCTGCAGGAGGCGCTGAAGAACCTGAACTTACCCGATG CCAACCGCATAGAGAACCTAAGCAGACGTACTGCCTACGCAGTGTCTAACAACAAACTGCACCTTCGCTTAGCTGAGCCGGAATTCTCTAACTACCCTCTAATGAGGACCATCAACGAAGCGACTACCCTCGCGTTAGAAGAGAAGAGAATATTGGATGAAATGGCAGCAGTCGTGAAACAGAACGAGATAGGAGATAAACCTGACGACAAAGGGTCCGCTCAGATTGTTGCTGTTAACTTTTGCTTGCTTTTATGTGCGGTGTTAACTTTTAAACTGTTCTAA
- the LOC117994798 gene encoding uncharacterized protein codes for MDEKLIESVKKFPCIWNTSSEFYKCNETKDAAWDQIIIETNISDVTTAKSRWKQLRDNHRDALKRQNATRSGQARKQRKEWKYQKAMSFLLPYMSNRDRSTNFTPLDHSVSETSNPPNTIEESSRESCNFLPSNSNNLPSADDPKNPTASESLPSTSKKRKNDEILDYLKKNQERREVLERERIELKNMMSASDKYDEIDLFFLNLAASTKKLPYYFQLQIKKTCFNAVMSAEESNLQHSWYSPNNYGYSTGSTPTSDNINTSIDIPSASDNINTSINIPSASDNINTSLNIPSASDNTNTSVNIPSASDNINTSIINPSALQIPTTQDIETSAAEPTEPNENAVNFETDYDF; via the exons ATGGATGAAAAACTTATTGAAAGTGTGAAAAAGTTTCCGTGCATTTGGAACACATCTTCAGAATTTTACAAATGCAACGAAACAAAAGATGCTGCGTGGGACCAAATTATCATTGAAACAAACATATCGGATG TTACAACTGCCAAGTCGCGATGGAAACAACTGAGAGATAACCATCGGGATGCCTTAAAAAGACAAAATGCAACAAGGAGTGGACAGGCTAGAAAACAACGAAAAGAATGGAAATATCAAAAAGCCATGTCATTTTTATTGCCTTACATGAGTAACAGAGACCGGTCAACAAATTTTACGCCCCTGGACCACTCAGTAAGCGAAACTTCAAATCCGCCAAATACCATTGAAGAGAGTTCACGGGAATCATGCAATTTTTTGCCATCAAATTCAAATAATCTTCCTTCTGCCGATGATCCTAAGAATCCAACAGCTTCGGAATCTCTTCCATCAACATCCAAAAAAAGAAAGAACGATGAAATTctagattatttaaaaaaaaatcaagaacgCCGCGAAGTGTTGGAACGAGAACGGATAGAACTTAAAAACATGATGTCAGCCAGTGATAAATACGATGAAAtagacttattttttttaaatttggctGCATCGACAAAAAAGCTGCcgtattattttcaacttcaaattaaaaaaacctgctTTAATGCGGTAATGTCAGCTGAAGAAAGTAATCTTCAACATAGTTGGTATTCTCCGAATAATTATGGTTATTCTACAGGCTCAACACCTACATCAGATAACATCAACACTAGTATCGATATTCCTAGTGCTTCAGATAATATCAACACTAGTATCAATATTCCTAGTGCTTCAGATAATATCAACACTAGTCTTAATATTCCTAGTGCTTCAGATAATACCAACACTAGTGTCAATATTCCTAGTGCTTCAGATAATATTAACACTAGTATCATTAATCCTAGCGCTTTACAAATTCCAACAACCCAGGATATTGAAACATCTGCAGCAGAGCCAACAGAACCCAATGAAAATGCGGTCAATTTTGAGACAGATtacgatttttaa
- the LOC117994556 gene encoding piggyBac transposable element-derived protein 4-like has product MNMEVTQYIHNQNKACSTTNEASKLVNYGSELEGTDVENSDIDDEKFYPRWPKLVRAVYMCSDDEEEYEEEMEEFSGGSGSEIDSSSGSEIDEDRLAKCVHRQAYSDSDDSYDEIDENSSPTNSPKDHKFDWKLLEITQNVTNTVSRNFQEKGKPGLKRHHSPTRNSKSNGKTQNNNDVSGNSKALQNLKLDKEEINSENRREKFSYNDIGPTKTYANPYEAFTAIWDNKIMEHIVKETNRYARQSNINQWQDTTVDEMYIYLGLVINTTIHVADVMKEYWFPFCEYLPMSDFPFLMSYERFKELTNCIHFNDNEKQSETINSQAKLYKLQPLIDLLNENFSVLYNVGQDIVLDEGLSQWRGWIVNTRAICEEPDPVDIKSVEICEPNTGYLWRVKFVTGDVTSEIIPGLVIQLLNGLEGKGHTLWLDKFYSSPILARKLKELGFDCAGLLKKSLLPTEVLERVKNITSNEEEKDGNFSEIFGSTSDDVDVFAWITKNRCMNFITTYHEVKTEITDVKSPKIMLDYNTIMQGVHRKDNLLFEFPMERKRAHVWYKMFFRKLLNASILNAHILYNRKDMKHHVFRKHLCEQIYNRHRFESPSPFPLEELHVPAQYSLINGRRIENKCFSCENMTEWYCYLCKFPLCETPCFTKFHTIPDSDDDCFDSDDSEHFIF; this is encoded by the exons ATGAATATGGAGGTAACACAGTATATCCACAACCAAAATAAAGCATGTTCTACAACTAATGAAGCATCGAAACTGGTCAATTATG GCAGTGAACTGGAAGGTACAGACGTGGAAAACAGTGACATAGATGATGAGAAGTTTTATCCTCGCTGGCCGAAATTAGTTCGAGCAGTTTACATGTGCAGTGATGATGAAGAGGAGTATGAGGAAGAGATGGAGGAATTCTCAGGAGGTTcag GCAGCGAGATTGATTCAAGCAGTGGATCCGAAATAGATGAAGACAGACTCGCCAAATGTGTTCATCGACAAGCATATAGCGATAGTGACGATAGTTACGACGAAATAGACGAAAACTCGTCCCCAACAAATTCACCGAAAGACCATAAATTCGATTGGAAGCTATTGGAAATTACTCAGAACGTTACAAACACAGTTTCCAGAAATTTCCAGGAAAAAGGCAAACCTGGTTTAAAAAGACATCATTCCCCAACTCGGAACAGTAAATCTAATGGAAAAACTCAAAATAACAACGATGTATCTGGTAACAGCAAAGCTTTACAAAATCTTAAACTTGACAAAGAAGAAATTAACTCTGAAAACAGAAGAGAAAAGTTTTCTTATAATGATATTGGACCCACTAAAACATATGCAAATCCATATGAAGCTTTCACAGCTATATgggataataaaattatggaaCACATAGTCAAAGAGACCAATCGCTATGCTCGTCAGTCGAATATCAACCAATGGCAAGATACGACGGTAGACGAAATGTATATATACCTCGGACTAGTTATCAACACGACAATACATGTTGCAGATGTCATGAAAGAATATTGGTTTCCATTTTGTGAGTATCTTCCAATGTCAGATTTCCCCTTTTTAATGTCTTATGAACGTTTCAAAGAACTAACAAATTGTATACATTTTAATGATAATGAAAAACAGAGTGAAACTATCAATTCCCAAGCTAAATTGTATAAACTGCAGCCCTTAATTGATCTTCTAAATGAGAATTTTTCTGTTTTATACAATGTTGGACAAGATATAGTTTTAGACGAAGGTTTGTCTCAATGGAGAGGTTGGATTGTTAACACCAGAGCAATATGTGAGGAACCTGATCCAGTAGATATTAAAAGTGTGGAGATTTGCGAACCTAATACTGGATATTTATGGCGTGTTAAGTTTGTAACTGGTGATGTTACCAGTGAAATAATACCTGGTTTAGTGATCCAACTTTTAAACGGTTTAGAAGGTAAAGGACATACGCTTTGGCTAGATAAGTTTTACAGCTCACCAATTTTAGCTAGGAAACTAAAAGAGTTAGGTTTCGATTGTGCTGGATTacttaaaaaatctttattaccCACTGAAGTGTTGGAAagagttaaaaatataacttctAATGAGGAAGAAAAGGATGGAAATTTTTCTGAAATATTTGGTAGCACATCTGATGATGTCGATGTGTTTGCATGGATAACCAAGAATAGATGTATGAATTTTATTACAACGTATCATGAAGTTAAAACAGAGATAACGGATGTGAAGTCACCTAAAATTATGTTAGATTACAACACAATTATGCAAGGTGTACACAGAAAAGACAATTTGCTATTCGAGTTTCCTATGGAAAGGAAACGTGCACACGTTtggtataaaatgttttttcggAAGCTGTTGAACGCGAGCATTTTGAATGCACACATTTTGTATAATAGAAAGGATATGAAACATCATGTTTTTCGCAAGCACTTGTGCGAACAAATTTATAATCGACACAGATTCGAATCGCCGTCGCCATTCCCACTGGAAGAGTTGCATGTCCCAGCACAGTATTCATTAATAAATGGAAGACGGATTGAAAATAAGTGTTTTTCATGTGAAAACATGACGGAATGGTATTGTTATTTGTGCAAATTCCCTCTCTGTGAGACGCCGTGTTTCACTAAGTTCCATACAATCCCTGATAGCGATGATGATTGTTTTGATAGTGATGATAGTgagcattttattttttaa
- the LOC117994795 gene encoding uncharacterized protein, whose product MSVIADMPSKKLIHYYLTLLEEEELESEEAEILTIYHLNNSMRKHRFWLRNHIKHRSEHSEYFTFFQTADEETFENCYRVSRCTFYELHSLIEPYIRKQDTNYRNSISSRERLAVCLKYLATGQSFTTMGENFRIGLKSVSRIVEEVCDALWNILQPLVMSQPTENDWKEIAKDFDELWQFKNCIGALDGKHVYIKAPSKTGSSFFNYKKRFSVVLMCLADAKRKIIMADVGSMGRFSDAGIFDNSIFGKSLKEKRLNLPQPVPFYQGGAKMPFVFIGDEAFPLMENFMRPYPRDGLNAEKKIFNYRLSRARRIVEATFGVLTRKWYVYHKDFECKIETVDKVIKATCVLHNYLIQRQPNYINNIENNMEQSLLSVGDIIETQHSSNDGYQVREMYCSYFNNQGKVPWQDTRILKRIYNSQ is encoded by the exons ATGTCAGTGATAGCAGACATGCCATCGAAAAAGTTGATACATTATTACCTTACATTGCTTGAGGAAGAAGAGTTGGAGTCAGAAGAAGCCGAAATACTTACCATATACCATTTGAACAATTCTATGAGGAAACATAGATTTTGGTTAAGAAATCATATCAAACATCGTTCAGAACACagtgaatattttacttttttccaaACAGCTGATGAAGAAACTTTCGAAAATTGTTATAGAGTTTCAAGATGTACTTTTTATGAACTTCACTCCCTGATTGAACCATATATTCGGAAACAAGACACAAATTACAGAAATTCAATTAGTAGCCGTGAAAGATTAGCGGTGTGTTTAAA gtatttAGCAACCGGCCAGTCATTTACAACGATGGGAGAGAATTTTAGAATTGGATTGAAAAGTGTATCAAGAATTGTTGAGGAGGTTTGTGATGCTTTATGGAATATATTGCAACCTCTTGTCATGTCACAACCAACAGAAAACGACTGGAAAGAAATCGCAAAAGATTTTGATGAACTATGgcaatttaaaaattgtatagGTGCTCTTGATGGCAAGCACGTATATATCAAGGCTCCCTCGAAAACCGGGTCCTCGTTTTTCAACTACAAAAAGAGATTTTCTGTAGTATTGATGTGTTTAGCTGATGCCAAAAGGAAAATCATAATGGCTGATGTGGGATCTATGGGAAGATTTTCTGATGCAGGAATTTTTGATAACAGCATTTTCGGAAAGAGTCTAAAAGAAAAGAGATTGAATTTACCTCAGCCGGTACCATTTTATCAAGGTGGAGCAAAAATGCCGTTCGTATTTATAGGAGACGAAGCTTTTCCATTAATGGAAAATTTTATGAGGCCTTACCCACGTGATGGACTTAAcgcagaaaaaaaaatttttaattaCCGATTATCAAGAGCACGTCGTATTGTTGAGGCAACTTTCGGTGTATTGACGAGAAAGTGGTACGTGTATCATAAAGATTTTGAATGCAAAATAGAAACAGTTGACAAGGTAATAAAAGCAACATGTGTTTTGCacaattatttaattcaaaGACAACCTAATTATATAAACAATATTGAAAATAACATGGAGCAATCATTATTATCAGTTGGTGATATTATAGAAACACAACATTCTAGTAACGATGGTTATCAAGTTCGTGAAATGTATTGTTCATACTTTAATAATCAGGGGAAGGTACCATGGCAAGATACTCGAATTTTGAAAAGAATCTATAATAGTCAGTGA